In Haloarchaeobius litoreus, the following are encoded in one genomic region:
- a CDS encoding DUF58 domain-containing protein has protein sequence MSSSLSRESTPESTAAAAEAGTATAPRSGDTPDAGGQRIISETEEDTNHWRGIGAITFLAGGVGVILKQPALLLAAVVGVAYLAYVQVTTVPEATVRIRRELSDPTPDLGDDLTVTVKVTNEGDRILPDLRVVDGVPEELTVVGGTARLGTALRPGETDSFTYTLTARRGTHEFKTCDTIVRDWSGNRERHTRFRTGGEVVVTPSLSSTLPMPLRKQTSQYAGRVETDLGGDGVEFHSTREYRSGDPLSRVDWRRYARTGDLATLQFREERAATVMLLLDLRQEAYVRRDDDDLHAADLGINAAGQIFTTLLETGDRVGITALAPQKVWLSPGLGNEHRVKVEELFAHHAALSAERPKGRYSVTLGVRNLRKRLSGDVQIVFFSPLCDDDAVKAAQLLHAHGHKVTVLSPDPTNDETLGQRFARVERAGRISTLRQGGIRVLDWNPEEPLAESIARSTVRWSR, from the coding sequence GTGAGTTCCTCCCTCTCACGGGAGTCGACCCCAGAGTCGACGGCTGCTGCGGCCGAGGCCGGGACAGCGACCGCGCCCCGGAGCGGCGACACCCCGGACGCCGGCGGCCAGCGCATCATCTCCGAGACGGAGGAGGACACGAACCACTGGCGCGGCATCGGTGCCATCACGTTCCTCGCCGGCGGCGTCGGCGTCATCCTGAAACAGCCCGCGCTGCTGCTCGCCGCGGTCGTCGGCGTCGCCTACCTCGCGTACGTGCAGGTGACGACGGTGCCCGAGGCGACCGTACGGATCAGACGGGAGCTGTCCGACCCGACGCCGGACCTGGGCGACGACCTCACGGTGACGGTCAAAGTGACCAACGAGGGCGACCGCATCCTGCCGGACCTGCGGGTCGTCGACGGCGTGCCCGAGGAGCTGACCGTCGTCGGCGGTACGGCACGGCTCGGGACCGCGCTCCGGCCGGGGGAGACGGACTCGTTCACGTACACGCTGACGGCCAGACGCGGCACGCACGAGTTCAAGACCTGCGACACCATCGTCCGCGACTGGTCCGGCAATCGCGAGCGACACACCCGGTTCCGGACCGGCGGCGAGGTCGTCGTCACACCGTCGCTCTCGTCCACGCTCCCGATGCCGCTCCGCAAGCAGACCTCGCAGTACGCGGGTCGGGTCGAGACGGACCTCGGCGGCGACGGCGTCGAGTTCCACTCCACCCGCGAGTACCGCTCCGGCGACCCGCTCTCTCGCGTGGACTGGCGGCGCTACGCCCGGACCGGCGACCTCGCAACCCTCCAGTTCCGCGAGGAGCGCGCCGCGACCGTGATGCTGCTGCTCGACCTGCGCCAGGAGGCGTACGTCCGCCGCGACGACGACGACCTCCATGCGGCAGACCTCGGCATCAACGCGGCGGGGCAGATATTCACCACGCTGCTGGAGACCGGTGACCGCGTCGGCATCACCGCGCTGGCACCGCAGAAGGTCTGGCTCTCGCCCGGCCTGGGCAACGAGCACCGGGTGAAAGTCGAGGAGCTGTTCGCCCATCACGCCGCGCTGTCCGCCGAGCGGCCGAAGGGACGCTACTCGGTCACCCTCGGTGTGCGGAATCTCCGGAAGCGCCTCTCCGGCGACGTGCAGATCGTGTTCTTCTCGCCGCTGTGCGACGACGACGCGGTGAAGGCGGCGCAGTTGCTCCACGCACACGGCCACAAGGTGACGGTGCTCAGTCCGGACCCGACGAACGACGAGACGCTCGGGCAGCGATTCGCCCGCGTCGAGCGCGCGGGGCGCATCTCCACGCTCCGCCAGGGCGGTATCAGGGTGCTCGACTGGAACCCCGAGGAACCGCTCGCGGAGTCGATTGCACGGAGCACCGTGCGGTGGTCGCGATGA
- a CDS encoding DUF7519 family protein — MTEIDRRPTRLSAIVSLGAAAVAALAAILTASIGGVFAGLGIVALAPGLVVGSRRLVHVGGVVLAAGMVFAGATGGGATAELFLLVGTAATVVAWDVGQNAVGLGEQLGQEAETTRAELAHLGATLVVGVVTVGVAYGLYQVAGSGQPLPALVMLLVAALALTTALRQK, encoded by the coding sequence ATGACGGAGATCGACCGGCGGCCGACCCGCCTCTCGGCCATCGTCTCGCTCGGCGCGGCGGCGGTCGCAGCGCTCGCGGCCATCCTGACGGCGAGCATCGGCGGCGTGTTCGCCGGGCTCGGCATCGTCGCGCTCGCACCCGGCCTCGTCGTGGGCTCGCGACGGCTCGTCCACGTCGGCGGCGTCGTCCTCGCCGCCGGGATGGTGTTCGCGGGCGCGACCGGTGGCGGCGCGACCGCGGAGCTGTTCCTGCTCGTCGGCACCGCCGCGACCGTCGTCGCCTGGGACGTCGGCCAGAACGCCGTCGGGCTCGGCGAACAGCTCGGTCAGGAGGCGGAGACGACACGGGCCGAACTCGCCCACCTCGGCGCGACGCTCGTCGTCGGTGTGGTCACCGTCGGCGTCGCCTACGGACTCTACCAGGTCGCCGGCTCGGGGCAGCCCCTGCCGGCGCTCGTGATGCTGCTGGTCGCGGCGCTGGCGCTGACCACGGCGCTGCGACAGAAGTAG
- a CDS encoding AAA family ATPase, whose protein sequence is MEVSQANEDCNAVLDAIGNSVIADREFLETVLMGVVGRGHVLLEDVPGTGKTLTARSMASALGLSFSRIQFTPDLLPSDVTGTHVFNEETREFEFQAGPIFANIVLADEINRAPPKTQAALLEAMEEGQVTVDGDTRMLPQPFFVIATQNPVEQEGTFPLPEAQVDRFIVKSSIGYPDEDGEIELLRRRAGRVDQSPSVDRVLSDEEVAELRQVPESVRVDDDLLAYMAALCRETRQDGRVDIGVSPRGTQRLFEASRAYAAMVGREYVTPDDIKRVALPVLAHRLVLTPDAMVNNVDKREVVQTVLDSVPVPTVE, encoded by the coding sequence ATGGAGGTAAGCCAAGCAAACGAGGACTGCAACGCAGTCCTCGACGCCATCGGGAACTCGGTCATCGCAGACCGGGAGTTCCTGGAGACCGTGCTCATGGGCGTCGTCGGCCGCGGCCACGTCCTGCTCGAGGACGTCCCCGGGACCGGCAAGACCCTGACCGCCCGGTCGATGGCGTCCGCCCTCGGATTGTCCTTCTCCCGCATCCAGTTCACCCCCGACCTGCTGCCCTCTGACGTGACGGGGACCCACGTGTTCAACGAGGAGACCCGCGAGTTCGAGTTCCAGGCGGGCCCCATCTTCGCGAACATCGTGCTCGCGGACGAGATCAACCGCGCGCCGCCGAAGACCCAGGCAGCCCTGCTCGAAGCGATGGAGGAGGGACAGGTCACCGTCGACGGCGACACGCGCATGCTCCCCCAGCCGTTCTTCGTCATCGCGACGCAGAACCCGGTCGAGCAGGAGGGGACGTTCCCGCTGCCCGAGGCACAGGTCGACCGCTTCATCGTCAAATCCAGCATCGGGTACCCGGACGAGGACGGCGAGATAGAGCTGCTCCGCCGTCGCGCGGGCCGCGTCGACCAGAGCCCGAGCGTCGACCGCGTCCTCAGCGACGAGGAGGTCGCGGAGCTCCGCCAGGTGCCCGAGAGCGTTCGGGTGGACGACGACCTGCTCGCGTACATGGCCGCGCTCTGCCGCGAGACCCGGCAGGACGGCCGCGTCGACATCGGCGTCTCCCCGCGCGGAACCCAGCGGCTGTTCGAGGCCTCGCGCGCCTACGCCGCGATGGTCGGTCGCGAGTACGTCACGCCCGACGACATCAAGCGGGTCGCGCTGCCGGTGCTCGCACACCGACTCGTGCTGACGCCGGACGCGATGGTGAACAACGTCGACAAGCGAGAGGTCGTGCAGACGGTGCTCGACTCGGTCCCGGTCCCGACCGTCGAGTAG
- a CDS encoding pyridoxamine 5'-phosphate oxidase family protein — translation MARKTAKRMDALEIDEFLESQQTGVLALANDDDAYAVPLSFAYDDEDRSVYLRLGFAPGSQKQRYLDATDHVSFVVYDDTEEGWKSVLVEGKVTMLSHDSLDAAVVEVMEGLDIPYFQVHSRPATDIQFNVACIEPTRVSGIIEGYSRRKETTR, via the coding sequence ATGGCGCGCAAGACAGCGAAGCGGATGGACGCACTGGAGATCGACGAGTTCCTCGAATCACAGCAGACGGGCGTCCTCGCCCTCGCGAACGACGACGACGCCTACGCGGTGCCGCTCTCGTTCGCCTACGACGACGAGGACCGGTCGGTGTACCTGCGGCTGGGGTTCGCACCGGGAAGCCAGAAGCAGCGCTATCTGGACGCGACGGACCACGTCTCCTTCGTCGTCTACGACGACACCGAGGAGGGCTGGAAGAGCGTCCTCGTCGAGGGGAAGGTGACGATGCTCTCGCACGACAGCCTCGACGCCGCCGTCGTGGAGGTGATGGAGGGACTCGACATCCCGTACTTCCAGGTGCACTCCCGACCGGCGACGGATATCCAGTTCAACGTGGCGTGTATCGAGCCGACGCGGGTGAGCGGGATCATCGAGGGCTACTCCCGCCGGAAGGAGACGACCCGGTAG
- a CDS encoding group I truncated hemoglobin, protein MSTDDTLYERLGGRQAVELVVDEFYDRVLVDERLQPYFEDTDTDELRAHQVAFISHVAGGTDDYDGASMATAHDHLDVTDAAFARVADHLDASLRECGVDDGDREALMAAVAGLQPEVVNA, encoded by the coding sequence ATGTCAACGGACGATACGCTGTACGAGCGGCTCGGTGGTCGACAGGCGGTCGAGCTCGTCGTCGACGAGTTCTACGACCGCGTGCTGGTCGACGAGCGGCTCCAGCCCTACTTCGAGGACACGGACACCGACGAACTGCGGGCCCATCAGGTCGCGTTCATCTCCCACGTCGCCGGTGGCACCGACGACTACGACGGCGCGAGTATGGCCACCGCCCACGACCACCTCGACGTGACCGACGCCGCGTTCGCCCGCGTCGCCGACCACCTCGACGCCAGCCTGCGCGAGTGCGGCGTCGACGACGGCGACCGTGAGGCACTCATGGCCGCCGTTGCGGGCCTCCAGCCCGAGGTGGTCAACGCCTGA
- a CDS encoding class II fumarate hydratase, protein MSDDYRTERDSLGEMQVPADAYWGAQTQRAVENFPISGLTFGRRFVRALGVVKKAAAQANRDLEMIPEDKADCIVAAADEVIAGEHDGQFPVDVFQTGSGTSSNMNANEVISNRATELYGGEIGSREIHPNDHVNFGQSSNDVIPTAMHVAALEAVEKDVIPALDILREALRAKEEEFDGVVKTGRTHLQDATPVRLGQEFGGYATQMEKGLVRVDNVREHLGELALGGTAVGTGLNTHPEFASRAAEYITKETGVQFREADDHFEAQAAHDAMGEAHGALRTVAGSLNKIANDLRLLASGPRNGLGEIEQPENQPGSSIMPGKVNPVVAEAVNQVHKQVVGNDAAVAAGAAEGQLDLNLYKPVCAYNFLQSAELVTNASEVFARKFVAKLEANEEHCETQVEQSMALATALNPHIGYDKASEVAKAALKEDKTVRQVVVEKGYLSEEEAAEVIDPEAMTHTGILGDD, encoded by the coding sequence ATGTCCGACGACTACCGCACCGAACGGGACAGCCTCGGCGAGATGCAGGTACCGGCCGACGCCTACTGGGGCGCACAGACCCAGCGCGCGGTCGAGAACTTCCCCATCTCGGGGCTGACGTTCGGCCGCCGGTTCGTGCGTGCCCTCGGCGTCGTGAAGAAGGCCGCCGCGCAGGCCAACCGCGACCTGGAGATGATCCCCGAGGACAAGGCCGACTGCATCGTCGCCGCCGCCGACGAGGTCATCGCCGGCGAGCACGACGGCCAGTTCCCCGTCGACGTGTTCCAGACCGGCTCGGGCACGTCCTCGAACATGAACGCGAACGAGGTCATCTCGAACCGCGCCACGGAGCTCTACGGCGGCGAGATCGGCAGCCGCGAGATCCACCCGAACGATCACGTCAACTTCGGCCAGTCCAGCAACGACGTCATCCCCACCGCGATGCACGTCGCCGCGCTGGAGGCCGTCGAGAAGGACGTGATTCCGGCCCTGGACATCCTCCGCGAGGCACTTCGCGCGAAGGAAGAGGAGTTCGACGGCGTCGTCAAGACCGGCCGCACCCACCTGCAGGACGCGACGCCGGTCCGCCTCGGCCAGGAGTTCGGCGGCTACGCCACCCAGATGGAGAAGGGCCTCGTCCGCGTGGACAACGTCCGCGAGCATCTGGGTGAACTCGCCCTCGGCGGCACCGCCGTCGGGACCGGGCTGAACACGCACCCCGAGTTCGCCTCGCGTGCGGCGGAGTACATCACGAAGGAGACGGGCGTGCAGTTCCGCGAGGCCGACGACCACTTCGAGGCCCAGGCCGCCCACGACGCGATGGGCGAGGCCCACGGTGCGCTGCGGACGGTCGCCGGTAGCCTCAACAAGATCGCGAACGACCTGCGCCTGCTCGCCTCCGGCCCGCGCAACGGCCTCGGCGAGATCGAGCAGCCCGAGAACCAGCCCGGCTCGTCCATCATGCCCGGGAAGGTGAACCCGGTCGTCGCCGAGGCCGTCAACCAGGTCCACAAGCAGGTCGTCGGCAACGACGCCGCCGTCGCCGCCGGCGCTGCGGAGGGTCAGCTCGACCTCAACCTGTACAAGCCGGTCTGTGCGTACAACTTCCTGCAGTCCGCCGAGCTCGTCACGAACGCGAGCGAGGTGTTCGCCCGGAAGTTCGTCGCGAAGCTGGAGGCTAACGAGGAGCACTGTGAGACGCAGGTCGAGCAGTCCATGGCGCTCGCCACCGCGCTCAACCCACACATCGGCTACGACAAGGCCAGCGAGGTGGCCAAGGCCGCGCTGAAGGAGGACAAGACCGTCCGACAGGTCGTCGTCGAGAAGGGCTACCTCTCCGAGGAGGAGGCCGCCGAGGTCATCGACCCCGAGGCGATGACCCACACCGGTATCCTCGGCGACGACTGA
- a CDS encoding transcriptional regulator: MYTCRDCSQSFSTELALELHRDKCEKGQLFCESCGGRFSERVATRDGWHYRCPDEDCDGEGLGEDIVRIEDIKAATQ; the protein is encoded by the coding sequence ATGTACACCTGCAGAGACTGCAGTCAGTCGTTCAGCACGGAGCTCGCCCTGGAGCTACACCGGGACAAATGCGAGAAAGGGCAGCTCTTCTGTGAATCGTGCGGGGGACGGTTCTCGGAGCGTGTAGCCACACGAGACGGCTGGCACTACCGCTGTCCAGACGAGGACTGCGACGGCGAGGGCCTCGGCGAAGACATCGTCCGGATCGAGGACATCAAGGCGGCGACGCAGTAA
- the gatE gene encoding Glu-tRNA(Gln) amidotransferase subunit GatE, with protein MTDHDYEELGLVAGLEIHQQLDTDAKLFCACPTDLREAEASTRQFTRYLHPTKSELGEIDEAALEESQVDREFTYLGYDTTCLVEEDDEPPHRLDEEARTVVLEIAQLLDMEPVDVAHVMRKLVVDGSNTSGFQRSTLVATDGEIETEDGAVRVADLMLEEESAQRVEETDEGVTYSLDRLGIPLVEIGTKPDISSPEQARAAAERIGMLLRSTGHVKRGLGTIRQDVNISIAEGARVEVKGVQSLDDIDDIVRNEVGRQVALLDIKAELHERDASVGDVQDVTDVFADTDSGVVRGALDDGGAVYAVPLYGFDGLVGREIQPDRRLGTELSDHAKRHGAGGIFHTDELPAYGVTADEVAAMRDAVGAGADDAVAMVAAAEDVAEPAVAAAAARAETAMEGVPEETRGANEDGTTRYLRPLPGAARMYPETDVPPVELDPSEVDEPELLTEKVERYQAEYDLDAGLAEQVAYGTHMPLFESVVADGVDATLAAGTLESTLTELRRDDVPVANLTDEHLRDALVLVDDGGVPNEGLPDLLTALAENPELTAEEAVEREDLGGVDESEVREAVVEVVERNADQVEEQGMGAFSALMGECMGALRGKADGDVVSDTLREEIQKRA; from the coding sequence ATGACCGACCACGACTACGAGGAGCTCGGGTTGGTGGCCGGGCTGGAGATACACCAGCAGCTCGACACCGACGCGAAGCTGTTCTGTGCCTGTCCGACCGACCTCCGCGAGGCCGAGGCGTCGACCCGGCAGTTCACGCGCTACCTGCACCCGACGAAGAGCGAACTGGGGGAGATCGACGAGGCGGCGCTGGAGGAGAGCCAGGTCGACCGGGAGTTCACCTACCTCGGCTACGACACGACCTGTCTGGTCGAGGAGGACGACGAGCCGCCGCACCGACTGGACGAGGAGGCACGCACCGTGGTCCTCGAGATCGCCCAGCTGCTCGACATGGAGCCGGTCGACGTGGCCCACGTGATGCGCAAGCTGGTCGTCGACGGCTCGAACACGTCGGGCTTCCAGCGGTCGACGCTCGTGGCGACCGACGGCGAGATCGAGACCGAAGACGGGGCCGTCAGAGTGGCGGACCTGATGCTGGAGGAGGAGAGCGCCCAGCGCGTCGAGGAGACCGACGAGGGCGTCACGTACAGCCTCGACCGGCTGGGCATCCCGCTGGTCGAGATCGGCACGAAGCCGGACATCTCCTCGCCTGAGCAGGCCCGCGCCGCGGCCGAGCGCATCGGCATGCTGCTGCGTTCCACTGGGCACGTCAAGCGCGGGCTCGGCACCATCCGCCAGGACGTGAACATCTCCATCGCGGAGGGCGCACGGGTCGAGGTGAAGGGCGTCCAGAGCCTGGACGACATCGACGACATCGTCCGCAACGAGGTCGGCCGGCAGGTCGCGCTACTCGACATCAAGGCGGAGCTCCACGAGCGCGACGCGAGTGTCGGCGACGTGCAGGACGTGACTGACGTGTTCGCCGACACCGACTCGGGCGTCGTCCGCGGCGCGCTCGACGACGGGGGGGCCGTCTACGCGGTCCCGCTCTACGGCTTCGACGGGCTGGTCGGCCGGGAGATCCAGCCGGACCGTCGGCTCGGCACCGAGCTCTCGGACCACGCGAAGCGCCACGGCGCGGGCGGCATCTTCCACACGGACGAGCTGCCGGCCTACGGCGTCACCGCGGACGAGGTCGCGGCCATGCGCGACGCCGTCGGTGCCGGTGCGGACGACGCGGTGGCGATGGTCGCCGCGGCCGAGGATGTCGCCGAGCCCGCCGTCGCGGCCGCCGCAGCGCGCGCGGAGACGGCGATGGAAGGGGTACCGGAGGAGACCCGCGGCGCGAACGAGGACGGCACGACGCGCTACCTGCGGCCGCTGCCGGGCGCGGCGCGGATGTACCCCGAGACGGACGTGCCGCCGGTCGAACTGGACCCGAGCGAGGTCGACGAGCCCGAACTGCTCACCGAGAAGGTCGAGCGCTACCAGGCGGAGTACGACCTCGACGCCGGGCTCGCCGAGCAGGTCGCCTACGGCACGCACATGCCGCTGTTCGAGTCGGTCGTCGCCGATGGTGTCGACGCGACGCTCGCGGCTGGCACGCTCGAGTCGACGCTGACCGAGCTCCGGCGGGACGACGTGCCCGTCGCCAACCTGACCGACGAGCACCTTCGGGACGCGCTCGTGCTCGTCGACGACGGCGGGGTCCCCAACGAGGGACTCCCGGACCTGCTGACCGCGCTCGCCGAGAACCCCGAACTGACCGCCGAGGAGGCAGTCGAACGGGAGGACCTCGGCGGTGTCGACGAGAGCGAGGTCCGCGAGGCCGTCGTCGAGGTCGTCGAACGCAACGCCGACCAGGTCGAGGAGCAGGGCATGGGCGCGTTCTCCGCACTCATGGGCGAGTGCATGGGCGCGCTGCGGGGCAAGGCCGACGGCGACGTCGTCAGCGACACGCTCCGCGAGGAGATCCAGAAGCGGGCCTGA
- a CDS encoding phosphatase PAP2 family protein, whose translation MEQLLPSISFGTLFTLIVAVPTLVVFAVGFTLFVPGASPREFARELVRTDWKYLGVAWVVTQGVNTMAGTFHSGAAYTAVIYDLEGTAVLAFQAFTWEPLTYFMAFVYLIGFPFLTLFTYFKLKVHDREQARRYCAGYALLVLLALPYFLAFPVAVTSEYLGQTARGDPVMRALLYDLHPIVSEGITSTDTLVKAFPSLHTGISAMAALYARETDRPYAWLAGILTVLIMFSTFYLGVHWLSDAAFALVLVGIAYYISQRMPDPAVYEARVARLLPIGGEDTDARGQRAD comes from the coding sequence ATGGAACAGCTCCTGCCCTCCATCTCGTTCGGTACGCTGTTCACGCTCATCGTGGCGGTCCCCACGCTCGTCGTGTTCGCAGTCGGCTTCACGCTGTTCGTCCCCGGAGCCTCACCCCGGGAGTTCGCCCGCGAGCTCGTGCGGACCGACTGGAAGTACCTCGGCGTCGCCTGGGTCGTCACGCAGGGGGTGAACACGATGGCCGGGACGTTCCACTCCGGCGCGGCGTACACCGCCGTCATCTACGACCTGGAGGGGACGGCCGTGCTCGCCTTCCAGGCGTTCACGTGGGAGCCGCTGACGTACTTCATGGCGTTCGTCTACCTCATCGGCTTCCCGTTCCTGACCCTGTTCACGTACTTCAAGCTGAAGGTCCACGACCGCGAACAGGCCCGGCGGTACTGTGCGGGCTACGCGCTGCTGGTCCTGCTCGCCCTGCCGTACTTCCTGGCGTTCCCGGTCGCGGTAACGTCGGAGTACCTCGGCCAGACCGCGCGCGGCGACCCCGTCATGCGCGCGCTCCTGTACGACCTGCACCCCATCGTCAGCGAGGGGATCACCTCGACGGACACGCTCGTGAAGGCGTTCCCGAGCCTGCACACCGGCATCTCCGCGATGGCGGCGCTGTACGCCCGCGAGACCGACCGCCCGTACGCGTGGCTCGCCGGGATCCTCACGGTGCTCATCATGTTCTCGACGTTCTACCTGGGCGTGCACTGGCTGAGCGACGCCGCCTTCGCGCTGGTGCTCGTCGGTATCGCGTACTACATCTCCCAGCGGATGCCCGACCCCGCGGTGTACGAGGCACGCGTCGCCCGGCTGCTCCCCATCGGCGGTGAGGATACCGATGCGCGGGGACAGCGCGCCGACTGA
- a CDS encoding RNA methyltransferase gives MSVPAVAVVDAKTPGNVGTIARAMKNFGLSELLLVDPPEGVQEKHGEAWGFAGRARRDVLANAREVSFDDIVENYYTVGLTATTNEDCRKHVRFPYSTPAELADDLAELDGDSCIVFGREANGLHNRELSRLDAVCSIPASDEYPVLNLGQAATVTMYELRDLTVEESQLPDRQHERADEELIEHLYEKFDDLLDAIDHNDEKRHKTVRMARRVFGRAHLTERETRTMMGIFRRASEELERGRELRDRDR, from the coding sequence ATGAGCGTCCCCGCAGTCGCGGTGGTCGACGCGAAGACGCCGGGGAACGTCGGCACCATCGCCCGGGCGATGAAGAACTTCGGGCTGTCGGAGCTGCTGCTGGTCGACCCGCCCGAGGGCGTGCAGGAGAAGCACGGCGAGGCGTGGGGGTTCGCGGGGCGGGCGCGGCGCGACGTGCTCGCGAACGCCCGCGAGGTGAGCTTCGACGACATCGTCGAGAACTACTACACGGTCGGGCTGACGGCGACGACGAACGAGGACTGCCGGAAACACGTCCGGTTCCCGTACTCGACGCCGGCGGAGCTCGCGGACGACCTCGCGGAGCTGGACGGCGACAGCTGCATCGTGTTCGGTCGCGAGGCCAACGGGCTGCACAACCGCGAGCTCTCCAGACTCGACGCAGTCTGCTCCATCCCGGCGAGCGACGAGTACCCCGTGTTGAACCTCGGGCAGGCCGCGACGGTGACGATGTACGAGCTACGGGACCTGACCGTAGAGGAGAGCCAGCTCCCCGACCGGCAGCACGAGCGCGCCGACGAGGAGCTCATCGAACACCTCTACGAGAAGTTCGACGACCTCCTCGACGCCATCGACCACAACGACGAGAAGCGACACAAGACCGTCAGGATGGCCCGCCGGGTGTTCGGCCGGGCGCACCTGACCGAGCGCGAGACCCGGACGATGATGGGCATCTTCCGGCGGGCGAGCGAGGAACTCGAACGCGGCCGTGAGCTTCGGGACCGCGACCGATAG
- a CDS encoding hydroxysqualene dehydroxylase — MTRTVAILGGGIGGLSAAHELAERGFDVTVYERNERFGGKARSFPGPTDGAAHLPAEHGFRFFPGFYRHVTDTMSRIPVDGGTVADRLTTTDELLQAVTDGDHRLMRVGAPRSVREWRERMQNVFGSDVPRDEAAFFANRLLTLLSSSERRWREEYEQRSWWEFIRAEEMSHAYQTYLGYGITQSLVAMRPQVSSTRTIGRIYLQMLRGLFDPELPADRLLDGPTNEAWIDPWVDHLRRRGVEFVPNATVTAVEADGERVIGARVRHDGSDVGEPEGGTEEHVQADHYVLAVPAPAVAALLTPELERAAPSLSGVRNLDHGWMNGVQFYLREDLAPVRGHGVFYDSPWALTAVSQRQFWERYDFDAFDETEGVLSVIISEWDEPGIVYGKPARECTREEIVDETWAQLRAHLGTDLLNEGTLVASQLDPAVGFDEETGTATNDAELLINTVGSLQHRPDAATECPNLYLAADYVRTETDLASMECANEAARRAVNALLDDVGHPAKRCEIWPFEWPAVFEPLRRQDDIGQRLGLTHPGEGASSLWSAYRDVVRP; from the coding sequence ATGACACGAACGGTAGCGATACTCGGCGGCGGCATCGGCGGCCTGAGCGCAGCGCACGAGCTCGCGGAGCGCGGCTTCGACGTGACGGTGTACGAGCGCAACGAGCGCTTCGGTGGCAAGGCTCGGAGCTTCCCCGGCCCGACGGACGGTGCGGCACACCTCCCGGCGGAGCACGGATTCCGGTTCTTCCCGGGGTTCTACCGGCACGTCACTGACACGATGAGCAGGATTCCGGTCGACGGCGGCACAGTCGCCGACCGGTTGACGACCACCGACGAGCTCCTGCAGGCGGTGACCGACGGCGACCACCGGCTGATGCGCGTCGGCGCGCCCCGGTCGGTGCGGGAGTGGCGCGAGCGCATGCAGAACGTGTTCGGCTCCGACGTCCCGCGCGACGAGGCGGCGTTCTTCGCGAACCGGCTCCTGACGCTGTTGTCCAGCTCGGAGCGACGCTGGCGCGAGGAGTACGAGCAGCGCTCCTGGTGGGAGTTCATCCGCGCCGAGGAGATGTCCCACGCGTACCAGACGTACCTCGGCTACGGCATCACCCAGTCGCTCGTCGCGATGCGCCCGCAGGTGTCCTCCACCCGCACCATCGGCCGCATCTACCTCCAGATGCTCCGCGGGCTGTTCGACCCGGAGCTACCCGCCGACCGGCTGCTCGACGGCCCGACGAACGAGGCCTGGATCGACCCGTGGGTCGACCACCTGCGCCGGCGCGGCGTCGAGTTCGTCCCGAACGCGACAGTGACAGCCGTCGAGGCCGACGGCGAACGCGTCATCGGCGCGAGAGTGCGCCACGATGGCTCCGACGTTGGCGAGCCCGAGGGCGGAACAGAGGAGCACGTCCAGGCCGACCACTACGTCCTCGCGGTGCCAGCGCCCGCCGTCGCGGCGCTGCTCACACCCGAACTGGAGCGGGCCGCCCCCTCCCTGTCCGGCGTGCGGAACCTCGACCACGGCTGGATGAACGGCGTGCAGTTCTACCTCCGGGAGGACCTCGCGCCGGTCCGGGGGCACGGCGTGTTCTACGACTCGCCGTGGGCGCTGACCGCCGTGAGCCAGCGTCAGTTCTGGGAGCGCTACGACTTCGACGCGTTCGACGAGACCGAGGGTGTGCTCTCGGTCATCATCTCGGAGTGGGACGAACCCGGCATCGTCTACGGCAAGCCGGCCCGCGAGTGCACCCGCGAGGAGATCGTCGACGAGACCTGGGCACAGCTCCGCGCCCACCTCGGCACCGACCTGTTGAACGAGGGCACCCTCGTCGCCAGCCAGCTCGACCCCGCCGTCGGGTTCGACGAGGAAACGGGCACGGCGACGAACGACGCCGAACTCCTCATCAACACCGTCGGAAGCCTCCAGCACCGCCCGGACGCGGCCACCGAGTGCCCGAACCTCTACCTCGCCGCCGACTACGTCCGCACGGAGACGGACCTCGCGAGCATGGAGTGTGCGAACGAGGCCGCCCGACGGGCCGTCAACGCGCTGCTCGACGATGTCGGTCACCCCGCGAAGCGCTGTGAAATCTGGCCGTTCGAGTGGCCCGCCGTCTTCGAGCCGCTGCGCCGGCAGGACGACATCGGCCAGCGCCTCGGGCTGACCCATCCCGGCGAGGGCGCGTCATCGCTCTGGTCGGCGTACCGGGACGTGGTGCGGCCGTAA